In the Octopus bimaculoides isolate UCB-OBI-ISO-001 chromosome 18, ASM119413v2, whole genome shotgun sequence genome, one interval contains:
- the LOC106883436 gene encoding quinone oxidoreductase-like protein 1 — protein sequence MKAVFWQSVVNSDEETSKYVLETDLPVPSPGKNEVQVKVKTSALSPINQKVLDEVFRKNPDQKHYAVGRDVAGVITQVGEGVLTFKEGDVVVGVVPLSSINSGCAEYCIFHEYDIVKKPEMLSFEDAACGIGDCLHAYTALHYLCRLCAGDTILVMDGASTFGSITIQLALSWGAKVITTVASAEERHFLKSSIPSLAQIIDVSGHGSMLRSSVMEETGGLGVDCIIDNGVRMFTETDDIIFTKENFSRPVPHKYDLISCLGSFGRWVTSQPDLQLDPPDSRELFLRSGSLCFLFDSIWTMSYSQHGRYKHILCDAVDKLDRGLLKVNISKTIQVDEAVSNFLSISDQIFGKTIVQF from the exons ATGAAAGCCGTGTTTTGGCAATCTGTTGTTAATTCAGACGAAGAAACATCAAAATATGTTCTTGAGACCGAT cTGCCAGTTCCATCTCCTGGCAAAAATGAAGTTCAAGTGAAGGTCAAAACCTCAGCTCTGAGTCCCATCAACCAGAAG GTTCTTGATGAAGTATTCCGAAAAAATCCTGATCAGAAACATTATGCTGTGGGTCGAGATGTAGCTGGAGTTATCACTCAAGTAGGGGAAGGTGTCTTGACATTCAAAGAAGGGGATGTTGTTGTAG GTGTCGTTCCGCTTTCCAGCATAAATTCTGGCTGTGCCGAATATTGTATATTCCATGAATATGACATTG tAAAGAAACCTGAGATGCTGAGTTTTGAAGATGCTGCTTGTGGCATCGGTGACTGCTTACATGCTTACACTGCACTTCACTACCTCTGTCGACTCTGTGCTGGAGACACAATACTTGTAATGGATGGAGCCTCGACTTTCGGCAGTATTACCATTCAGCTAGCCCTGAGTTGGGGGGCAAAG GTTATTACAACTGTGGCTTCTGCAGAAGAACGACATTTTTTAAAGTCTTCAATCCCTTCATTAG CACAAATAATCGATGTGAGTGGCCATGGGAGTATGTTACGCAGCAGTGTGATGGAAGAGACTGGGGGTCTGGGAGTTGACTGTATCATCGACAATGGCG TACGGATGTTTACAGAAACAGATGATATCATCTTCACAAAGGAAAATTTCTCTCGGCCAGTACCACATAAATACGACTTGATCTCCTGCCTCGGGTCGTTTGGTCGATGGGTTACCTCTCAGCCTGATTTACAG CTGGACCCACCAGATTCACGTGAATTGTTTCTGCGTAGTGGCAGTCTCTGTTTTCTATTTGATTCAATATGGACAATGTCATACTCCCAGCATGGACGTTATAAACA CATCTTATGTGATGCTGTCGACAAACTGGATCGAGGATTGCTCAA agTGAATATATCCAAAACCATCCAAGTTGATGAAGCTGTGAGTAATTTCCTATCAATATCTGATCAAATCTTTGGGAAGACAATTGTCCAGTTCTGA